In a single window of the Eshraghiella crossota genome:
- a CDS encoding AAA family ATPase: MPVFDFKDKPDSNESICTYITFKSWSNTASAENPIMVIANPDNKFTHHTNGMFINPIKRTSFELHNDSEKASYDIVRIDSRFTSLYKWLGENHIKVRLSGILTDEGYCVYKIREQAFLNHSKLSSGDGFLQYMIERLLSSDPPSEEVTDENDENDSDGDGMKLTSIQSITDFIACAGKTLPEHIQVWARRNLVVAKSNEVSPEERRHAQRALSTMMSINWKNNYFASIDPVEAKRILDEELYGMEKVKQRIIETIIQINRTHTLPAYGLLIVGPAGTGKSQVAYAVAKILKLSFTTLDMSSINDPEQLTGSSRVYANAKPGIIMEAFAQAGESKLVFIINELDKANEGKVNGNPADVLLTLLDNLGFTDNYMECMIPTDGVYPIATANDKSKISAPIMSRFAVIEIPDYTPDEKKIIFTKYALPKILKRMGMSNDEISVTDDGLDAIVKLCSQTSGIRDVEQVAEHLAAHALYQIEVNHVTNVTFNAEMIRRLIE; the protein is encoded by the coding sequence ATGCCTGTATTTGATTTTAAAGATAAACCGGACAGCAACGAAAGCATATGCACATATATAACTTTTAAATCCTGGTCCAATACTGCCTCGGCAGAAAATCCTATAATGGTTATTGCCAACCCGGATAATAAATTTACCCACCACACCAACGGAATGTTTATTAACCCTATTAAAAGAACATCCTTTGAATTACACAATGACAGTGAAAAGGCTTCTTATGACATAGTACGGATTGATTCAAGATTTACAAGTCTTTATAAATGGCTTGGCGAGAATCATATAAAAGTCAGGCTTTCCGGTATACTCACCGATGAGGGCTACTGCGTGTACAAAATCCGCGAACAAGCCTTCCTTAATCACTCAAAGCTTTCTTCCGGTGACGGATTTTTACAATACATGATAGAGAGACTTCTCTCAAGCGATCCGCCTTCTGAAGAAGTTACGGATGAAAACGATGAGAATGATTCAGACGGAGACGGAATGAAGCTTACCAGTATCCAGAGCATAACAGACTTTATAGCATGTGCCGGAAAGACCCTTCCCGAACATATCCAGGTATGGGCAAGGAGAAATCTCGTTGTTGCCAAATCAAACGAAGTGTCCCCTGAAGAACGCCGTCACGCACAGCGTGCTCTCTCAACAATGATGAGCATTAACTGGAAAAATAATTACTTTGCCTCAATTGATCCTGTTGAAGCCAAAAGAATTCTTGATGAAGAATTATATGGAATGGAAAAAGTAAAACAGAGAATTATAGAAACAATTATCCAGATTAACAGAACACATACGCTTCCTGCCTATGGTCTGCTTATCGTAGGACCTGCCGGAACAGGTAAATCTCAGGTTGCCTATGCTGTTGCAAAAATCCTGAAATTAAGTTTTACAACGCTTGATATGAGTTCAATCAATGACCCTGAACAATTAACAGGAAGCTCAAGGGTATATGCCAATGCCAAACCAGGTATAATTATGGAAGCATTTGCACAGGCAGGAGAATCCAAGTTAGTATTTATTATCAATGAGCTTGATAAAGCCAACGAAGGAAAGGTCAACGGCAACCCTGCCGATGTACTCCTTACATTGCTTGATAATCTCGGTTTTACCGATAACTATATGGAATGTATGATTCCTACAGATGGTGTTTATCCTATTGCTACTGCTAATGACAAAAGCAAAATCAGCGCACCTATTATGTCCCGATTTGCCGTTATCGAAATTCCTGATTATACACCTGATGAGAAAAAAATAATTTTTACTAAATATGCCCTTCCAAAAATTCTTAAAAGAATGGGTATGTCAAATGATGAAATATCTGTCACAGATGACGGACTTGATGCAATAGTAAAACTTTGTTCCCAGACATCGGGTATAAGGGATGTTGAGCAGGTTGCAGAGCATCTTGCCGCACACGCACTCTACCAGATTGAGGTCAACCATGTGACAAATGTTACATTTAATGCTGAAATGATACGCCGCCTGATAGAATAA
- a CDS encoding sugar ABC transporter substrate-binding protein, with protein sequence MNKFLKLGVMALACTFVFSGCRIKYETGSGETDGTVGESAVESSDKAGGEILHVRYANESYTPYLEICKTEFEKKNQGVSVVLDCVSSENYIVNINNDSTTENVPDVYLVSNSDLSTAYLAGLASKVTNEEFVNRVYDKVALDACSYNGSLVAYPLSYRTTFLVYNSLYVENDENFTFEKIKKYSEEKELTNDQMAVVEKIFNCNLTDLFMNYGFIGGYINIGGVYGSDSEKFTVCNDNSVSATGKYLELVDYFSIDKAQEYGDVVKKTVGGNSIFSIVSTDSFAEIKASGLEFRYKEFPDFDDSLVTSPLSITTAIAVNPYSKVSSLGEAFAQFAADTMSDKLNEAAGMFPANKNAVINKEYSGIYSSYMKSTSKNKLQYGEQVYPLIEIALHNILNGEDIKTELQSVDAYMKKQLK encoded by the coding sequence ATGAATAAATTTTTAAAACTTGGTGTTATGGCATTAGCGTGCACTTTTGTTTTTAGCGGATGCAGGATAAAATACGAGACGGGCAGCGGTGAAACAGATGGGACCGTAGGCGAATCTGCCGTGGAGTCTTCAGATAAAGCCGGTGGGGAAATATTGCATGTAAGGTATGCTAACGAGAGCTACACACCTTATCTTGAAATCTGCAAAACTGAATTTGAGAAGAAAAATCAGGGAGTCAGCGTCGTACTTGACTGTGTTTCTTCAGAAAATTACATTGTTAATATTAATAACGACAGTACAACGGAAAATGTTCCGGACGTATATCTTGTAAGCAACAGTGATTTATCAACGGCATATCTTGCCGGACTTGCGTCGAAAGTAACGAATGAAGAATTCGTAAACAGGGTATATGATAAAGTTGCACTTGATGCCTGCAGTTATAACGGAAGTCTTGTTGCATATCCTTTAAGCTACAGGACAACTTTTCTCGTGTATAATTCTTTATATGTAGAAAATGATGAGAATTTCACCTTTGAAAAAATAAAGAAATATTCAGAAGAAAAAGAATTAACGAATGACCAGATGGCTGTAGTCGAGAAGATATTTAACTGTAATCTTACTGATTTATTTATGAATTACGGCTTTATAGGAGGCTATATCAATATAGGCGGTGTGTATGGAAGTGATTCGGAAAAATTTACGGTATGTAATGATAATTCCGTATCTGCAACGGGTAAATATCTGGAACTTGTGGATTATTTTTCTATTGATAAGGCGCAGGAATATGGAGATGTTGTCAAAAAGACTGTCGGCGGTAATTCCATCTTTTCGATAGTATCAACCGATTCATTTGCAGAGATTAAGGCTTCCGGACTGGAATTCAGGTACAAAGAGTTCCCGGATTTTGATGACAGCCTGGTAACATCGCCGTTATCAATTACAACAGCAATAGCCGTTAATCCATATTCAAAAGTATCTTCTCTCGGAGAAGCATTTGCACAATTTGCCGCAGACACAATGTCGGATAAATTAAATGAAGCAGCCGGAATGTTCCCTGCCAATAAAAATGCCGTAATCAATAAAGAATATTCGGGAATCTACAGTTCATACATGAAGTCAACATCTAAGAATAAGCTTCAGTACGGTGAACAGGTATATCCTTTGATTGAAATTGCACTTCATAATATTCTTAACGGAGAGGATATTAAGACAGAGCTGCAATCGGTAGATGCATATATGAAAAAACAGCTGAAATAA
- a CDS encoding argininosuccinate synthase: MADKVVLAYSGGLDTTAIIPWLKETYGYDVICCCVNVGQESELEGLDERAKYSGAEKLYIEDVVDELCDEYIMPTVKANAVYENKYLLGTSFARPLIAKKLVEVARKEGAVAICHGATGKGNDQLRFELSIKALAPDIKVIATWRQPEWTMQSREDEIAFCKAHGIDLPFDASHSYSRDRNIWHISHEGLELENPACAPNYDDLLVLSVTPQNAPDESEDVELDFEAGIPVALNGKRMKVSDIIRELNRLGGKHGIGIIDIVENRVVGMKSRGVYETPGGTILMEAHTQLEELCLDRETLAYKKLVATRFADLVYEGKWFCPLRESLSAFVDKTQETVTGKVKMKLYKGNIIRQGTTSPYSLYSESLASFTTGDLYDHKDASGFINLFGLSMKVRAMMKQNLDENKK, encoded by the coding sequence ATGGCAGATAAAGTTGTTTTAGCTTATTCAGGCGGACTTGATACTACAGCAATCATTCCATGGTTAAAGGAAACATACGGTTATGATGTAATTTGCTGCTGTGTCAATGTCGGACAGGAAAGTGAACTTGAAGGACTTGATGAGAGAGCAAAATATTCAGGTGCAGAGAAATTGTACATTGAGGATGTAGTTGATGAATTATGTGACGAATACATAATGCCTACAGTCAAAGCAAATGCTGTTTATGAGAATAAATATTTACTTGGTACATCTTTTGCCAGACCTTTAATTGCAAAGAAGCTTGTTGAAGTTGCAAGAAAAGAAGGAGCTGTTGCAATTTGCCACGGTGCTACGGGAAAAGGCAATGACCAGTTAAGATTTGAACTTTCTATTAAAGCTCTTGCACCGGACATCAAAGTTATTGCAACCTGGAGACAGCCTGAATGGACAATGCAGTCACGTGAAGATGAAATCGCATTCTGTAAGGCACACGGAATTGATCTTCCTTTTGATGCAAGCCATTCATACAGCCGTGACAGAAATATCTGGCATATCAGCCATGAAGGACTTGAACTTGAGAATCCTGCATGTGCACCAAATTATGATGATCTTCTTGTATTATCGGTTACACCACAGAATGCACCTGATGAATCAGAAGATGTTGAACTTGATTTTGAAGCAGGTATTCCTGTTGCATTAAACGGTAAGAGAATGAAGGTTTCCGATATTATCCGTGAACTTAACCGTCTTGGCGGAAAGCATGGTATCGGTATTATTGATATTGTTGAGAACCGTGTTGTAGGTATGAAATCAAGAGGTGTATATGAGACTCCGGGCGGAACAATCCTTATGGAAGCCCATACACAGCTCGAGGAACTCTGTCTTGACCGTGAGACACTTGCATATAAGAAACTTGTTGCTACAAGATTTGCAGATTTAGTATATGAAGGAAAGTGGTTCTGTCCGCTCCGTGAATCTTTATCAGCTTTTGTTGATAAGACACAGGAAACTGTTACAGGTAAAGTCAAGATGAAGCTTTATAAGGGTAACATTATTAGGCAGGGTACAACTTCTCCATATTCATTATATTCAGAAAGTCTTGCTTCATTTACAACCGGTGATTTATATGATCACAAGGATGCTTCAGGATTTATCAATCTTTTCGGACTTTCAATGAAAGTTCGTGCTATGATGAAGCAGAATCTTGACGAGAATAAGAAATAA
- a CDS encoding aspartate aminotransferase family protein, with product MTKTSNIIDKVENNIIHTYNRYQIALDEGEGMYLYDVEGKKYLDFGSGIGVFALGYGNKEYNDAVKAQVDKLIHTSNYFYNEPSALASEKFIKASGMTKVFYTNSGAEAVEGALKLAKKYGKMTKGDNCYEIIAMNKSFHGRTIGAVSVTGNEHYRESFEPLLPGVKFADYNNLESVKALISDRTCAVIMETIQGEGGVTPATEEFVKGVRTLCDENNILMIADEIQCGMGRSGYMFAYQRFGILPDIVTSAKALGCGVPIGAFAAGSKVCDVLCAGDHGTTYGGNPLACAASLAVFNLFEKNNLLENVVEVGAYLYKRLDEIKAICPSITDHRGIGFMQGLEYDHPVSGIIQKLLDAGLIVFSAGPNVIRFLPPLIATMKDVDDMINILKEWAIE from the coding sequence GTGACAAAGACAAGTAATATAATAGATAAAGTAGAAAATAATATAATACATACCTACAACAGATACCAGATAGCCCTTGATGAAGGTGAGGGAATGTACCTTTATGATGTAGAAGGCAAAAAATACCTTGATTTCGGTTCGGGAATAGGCGTTTTTGCATTGGGATATGGCAATAAAGAATATAATGATGCGGTAAAAGCACAGGTGGACAAGCTTATCCATACATCAAATTATTTTTATAATGAGCCATCTGCACTTGCCAGTGAAAAATTTATAAAGGCATCGGGAATGACGAAGGTTTTTTATACCAACAGCGGAGCTGAAGCTGTTGAAGGTGCACTTAAACTTGCAAAAAAATACGGAAAAATGACAAAGGGTGATAACTGCTATGAAATTATTGCCATGAATAAAAGTTTCCACGGCAGGACAATAGGTGCTGTTTCAGTAACAGGCAACGAACATTACAGGGAAAGTTTTGAACCACTGCTTCCGGGAGTAAAGTTTGCTGATTATAATAATCTTGAAAGCGTTAAAGCACTTATTTCTGATAGAACCTGTGCAGTTATTATGGAGACAATCCAGGGAGAAGGCGGTGTAACACCTGCCACAGAGGAATTTGTGAAAGGCGTAAGAACACTTTGTGATGAAAATAATATTCTTATGATTGCCGATGAAATCCAGTGCGGAATGGGAAGAAGCGGATATATGTTTGCATATCAGCGTTTCGGAATTCTGCCTGATATAGTCACAAGTGCCAAGGCTTTAGGCTGTGGAGTGCCTATAGGTGCTTTTGCAGCAGGCAGTAAAGTATGTGATGTTTTATGTGCCGGAGACCACGGAACAACTTACGGTGGCAATCCTCTTGCATGTGCAGCGTCACTTGCTGTATTTAATTTGTTCGAAAAAAATAATTTACTTGAAAATGTAGTAGAAGTTGGTGCATACTTATATAAGAGACTGGATGAAATAAAAGCTATATGCCCTTCAATCACAGACCACCGTGGAATTGGATTTATGCAGGGACTGGAATATGATCATCCTGTTTCGGGTATTATACAGAAACTCCTTGATGCAGGCTTAATTGTGTTTTCAGCAGGACCTAATGTAATCAGATTCCTGCCACCTCTTATTGCTACCATGAAGGATGTTGATGATATGATCAATATACTCAAGGAATGGGCAATAGAATGA
- a CDS encoding helix-hairpin-helix domain-containing protein, giving the protein MKKIKFIFPAAIAGFVAISAVLYSRSSDGSKVMESYSTTSEFVFSHEESKSEISLEPLCVYVCGAVNNPGVIYLDEGSRICDAIKKAGGITADADINSLNQAEKVTDGQKIYVPLIGETDAGYSENSKSSLININTAGVNELLTLPGIGESKANAIIAYRNDNGGFKKIEDIMNISGIKEAAFNKIKENICV; this is encoded by the coding sequence ATGAAGAAAATTAAATTTATCTTTCCGGCAGCCATAGCCGGATTTGTTGCAATATCTGCGGTTTTATATTCCAGGTCGTCAGATGGCAGCAAAGTTATGGAAAGCTATAGTACAACGTCTGAATTTGTTTTTTCGCATGAAGAAAGCAAAAGTGAGATTTCTTTAGAACCTTTATGTGTGTATGTATGTGGTGCTGTCAATAATCCGGGGGTTATTTACCTTGATGAAGGCAGCAGGATATGTGATGCAATTAAGAAAGCAGGCGGTATCACAGCCGATGCGGACATTAATTCATTGAATCAGGCAGAAAAGGTAACAGACGGGCAGAAGATTTATGTACCGTTAATAGGTGAGACTGATGCCGGTTATTCGGAGAATTCAAAGTCGTCATTGATTAATATTAATACCGCAGGCGTTAATGAGCTTTTGACTCTTCCGGGGATAGGAGAATCAAAGGCAAATGCCATAATAGCATACCGTAATGATAATGGCGGATTTAAGAAGATAGAAGATATTATGAACATAAGCGGTATCAAAGAAGCCGCATTTAATAAAATTAAAGAAAATATTTGTGTATGA
- the argB gene encoding acetylglutamate kinase, with the protein MNLDVEKSKAEVLIEALPYIQKFNRKIIVVKYGGSAMVDEELKKKVIEDVVLLKLVGFKPIIVHGGGKEISKWVDKVGMETHFVNGLRVTDVPTMEIAEMVLNRVNKSLVSLVQNLGVEACGISGKDGEILKVTKKLSNGEDIGFVGEVNEVNPKLILDLIENDFLPVICPVGTDENGNSYNVNADDAACAIAKAVKAEKLAFLTDIEGVYRDKDDPGTLISELDLEEAHELIKDGYIGGGMLPKLNNCIDAVENGVSRVHIMDGRIPHCLLLEIFTNNGIGTAILSKGGEHFSDKDK; encoded by the coding sequence ATGAATTTAGATGTAGAAAAATCAAAAGCAGAGGTTCTTATTGAGGCATTGCCTTATATACAGAAATTTAACCGTAAGATAATCGTTGTTAAATATGGCGGAAGTGCCATGGTAGACGAAGAACTTAAGAAAAAAGTAATCGAGGACGTAGTTCTCTTAAAACTCGTCGGCTTCAAGCCTATTATTGTCCATGGCGGCGGTAAGGAAATAAGCAAGTGGGTGGATAAAGTAGGAATGGAAACACATTTTGTAAACGGTCTCCGTGTTACTGATGTTCCTACAATGGAAATTGCAGAAATGGTACTTAACCGTGTTAATAAAAGCCTTGTTTCCCTTGTACAGAACCTTGGAGTTGAAGCCTGTGGAATAAGCGGCAAGGACGGAGAAATTCTTAAAGTAACAAAGAAACTCTCAAACGGAGAGGACATAGGCTTTGTAGGAGAAGTCAATGAGGTTAATCCAAAGCTCATTCTTGATCTCATCGAAAATGATTTTTTACCTGTTATATGTCCTGTGGGAACGGATGAAAACGGTAATTCCTACAATGTTAATGCCGACGATGCAGCATGTGCCATTGCAAAAGCTGTTAAAGCAGAGAAGCTTGCTTTCCTGACGGATATTGAAGGCGTATACCGTGATAAAGACGATCCGGGTACACTTATTTCGGAACTTGACCTTGAAGAAGCACATGAGCTTATTAAAGACGGATATATCGGCGGTGGAATGTTACCAAAACTTAATAACTGCATTGATGCCGTTGAAAACGGTGTTTCAAGAGTACATATAATGGACGGCAGAATACCACACTGTCTGCTTCTTGAAATATTTACCAATAATGGTATCGGTACTGCCATTCTTAGTAAAGGAGGAGAACATTTCAGTGACAAAGACAAGTAA
- a CDS encoding DMT family transporter gives MWGIIVALISGLLMSVQGVMNTGVTKQTSLWVSAGFVQFSALIVCIIAWLITGRESISSLAKVSPKYMLLGGVIGAFITITVIESMKRLGPAKSVMLIVIMQIVSAYVIELMGILGTDKAKFYWGKVIGAAIAVAGVIIFFMCGEKNIK, from the coding sequence ATGTGGGGAATAATTGTTGCTTTAATATCAGGACTGCTTATGAGTGTGCAGGGTGTAATGAATACAGGAGTGACAAAACAGACCAGTCTGTGGGTATCGGCGGGTTTTGTCCAGTTTAGTGCATTAATTGTATGTATTATTGCATGGCTTATTACCGGAAGGGAAAGTATAAGTTCTCTTGCAAAGGTAAGTCCGAAATATATGCTTTTGGGCGGAGTTATAGGTGCATTTATCACAATAACCGTTATTGAAAGCATGAAAAGACTGGGACCTGCCAAATCTGTTATGTTAATTGTAATAATGCAGATTGTATCGGCATATGTCATTGAGCTTATGGGAATTCTTGGCACGGATAAAGCTAAGTTTTACTGGGGAAAAGTTATAGGCGCAGCCATAGCCGTAGCCGGAGTTATTATATTTTTTATGTGTGGAGAAAAAAATATAAAATAG
- the argJ gene encoding bifunctional glutamate N-acetyltransferase/amino-acid acetyltransferase ArgJ codes for MNKNISGGVNAAKGFMANGLNAGIKNNVKKDMALVYSEKPCVAAGVFTTNKVKAAPVKWDYNVVHNSPYAQAVVINSGVANACTGEEGYGYCMDMAETVGNEMKLPKDAVLVASTGVIGRQLPMDIIKEGIKKLPKGLKPDEEAATLAAEAIMTTDTKSKQVAVNFEIDGKVVTVGGMCKGSGMIHPNMATMLCFITTDCMIKKDLLQKALSEIVNDTFNMISVDGDTSTNDSVLLLANGMAENKIIDTEDENYKKFYEALYYIMEELSKKIAGDGEGCKCLFEVRVLNALTKEDAKTMAKSVVCSSLTKAAIYGHDANWGRILCAMGYSGAEFDPELVDIYFESACGRLQIVKDGRADDYSEEEATKILSKEHVIAICDCKQGTFNATAYGCDLTHEYVNINADYRS; via the coding sequence ATGAATAAAAATATTTCCGGCGGTGTAAATGCCGCAAAAGGATTTATGGCAAACGGACTTAATGCCGGTATCAAAAATAATGTTAAAAAAGATATGGCACTTGTATACAGCGAAAAGCCATGTGTGGCAGCAGGTGTTTTTACAACCAATAAAGTTAAGGCAGCACCGGTAAAATGGGATTACAATGTGGTGCATAATTCTCCTTATGCACAGGCTGTTGTTATTAACAGCGGTGTTGCCAATGCCTGTACGGGAGAAGAAGGATACGGTTACTGTATGGATATGGCTGAAACGGTAGGTAATGAAATGAAGCTTCCTAAGGATGCTGTTCTTGTTGCTTCCACAGGTGTTATAGGAAGACAGCTTCCTATGGATATAATTAAGGAGGGAATTAAGAAATTACCTAAGGGACTTAAGCCTGATGAAGAAGCAGCAACACTTGCGGCAGAAGCGATAATGACAACGGACACTAAGAGCAAACAGGTTGCGGTTAATTTTGAAATAGACGGAAAGGTTGTTACCGTGGGTGGTATGTGTAAAGGTTCAGGAATGATTCATCCTAATATGGCAACAATGCTCTGTTTTATTACAACGGACTGTATGATTAAAAAAGATCTTTTGCAGAAAGCACTCAGTGAAATTGTTAACGATACTTTTAATATGATTTCCGTTGACGGAGACACCTCAACTAATGATTCCGTACTTCTTCTTGCAAACGGAATGGCTGAGAATAAGATCATTGATACAGAAGATGAGAATTATAAGAAGTTTTATGAAGCTCTCTATTATATAATGGAGGAACTCAGTAAGAAAATAGCAGGTGACGGCGAAGGCTGCAAATGTCTTTTTGAAGTAAGGGTATTAAATGCACTTACTAAGGAAGATGCCAAAACAATGGCTAAATCCGTTGTATGTTCAAGCCTTACCAAAGCAGCCATATACGGACATGACGCCAACTGGGGCAGAATACTTTGTGCCATGGGATATTCGGGAGCAGAATTTGACCCTGAGCTTGTGGATATATATTTTGAAAGTGCTTGTGGCAGACTTCAGATTGTTAAGGATGGCAGGGCAGATGATTACAGCGAAGAAGAGGCAACAAAGATTCTTTCAAAAGAGCATGTAATTGCAATATGCGATTGCAAGCAGGGCACATTTAATGCCACTGCATACGGCTGTGACCTTACTCACGAATATGTAAATATCAATGCAGATTACAGGTCTTAA